From the Candidatus Bathyarchaeota archaeon A05DMB-5 genome, one window contains:
- a CDS encoding DUF131 domain-containing protein, giving the protein MATTNESADNRKFMLLLIAGFFIIFLGIIILLVATFLHSAGAANFGTIIFIGPFPIVIGAGPEAIWMIFVAIVIAALSIIMFWIMCREMKKTGA; this is encoded by the coding sequence ATGGCGACTACAAACGAATCAGCCGATAACCGCAAATTCATGCTTCTGCTTATTGCTGGGTTTTTCATAATCTTTCTAGGCATAATAATTCTGTTAGTTGCAACATTTCTTCACAGCGCCGGCGCGGCGAATTTTGGAACAATCATATTCATAGGACCATTTCCTATCGTTATAGGTGCTGGTCCAGAAGCGATATGGATGATTTTTGTTGCAATTGTTATTGCAGCCTTAAGTATCATAATGTTTTGGATAATGTGTAGGGAAATGAAGAAAACAGGCGCTTAA